From Chloracidobacterium thermophilum B:
GAGATGCTGGGGGAGGACTTTCTCGATGGCGTCGAACAGGGGAATTACCTTGAAGAACCCATTGAGCTGTTCGGGGATTATCTCCTCGTCCGGCTGTATCCCAACCTGCGCCGGATAGAGGACGAACACCGGCTCATCATCGTCGTGCCACTGGAAGGAACGGCGCTCCATGCCGTGTATTACCAGGAAGTCGTCGGTGCGGATGGCCAGCGGGACATCCAGACCGATTGGCGGCATAGCTTCGGTACATCACTGGACGACCTGCCGGAATCGCTCAAGACAAGGTTGGCGACGATAATGGGCCTTCCGTGAACGATGCGTATGAAGGCAACCCGGACGCCTGTGCTGACAGAACGTATCCTGTGCCATCCAGAGTCCCCGGAACCGGAGGCCATTGCCCGCGCCGCCGCCCTCCTGCGTCAGGGCGAACTGGTGGCCTTTCCGACGGAGACCGTCTATGGCCTTGGTGCACTGGCTTTTGATGCCGATGCCGTGGCCAAAGTCTTTGCGGCCAAGGGACGGCCGTCAAACAACCCCCTCATCGTCCACATCGCCGGGCGCGACTGGCTGGAGTGGGTCGCCGTTGCCATTCCACCGGTGGCCCACCGGCTGGTGGAGACGTTCTTCCCCGGACCGCTGACGCTCATCCTGCACAAACACGAACGCATCCCACCAGTGGTCACGGCCGGCGGGGCGACAGTCGGCGTCCGCTGGCCGGCACATCCTGTGGCCCAGGCGCTCATTCGCGCCGTCGGCGCACCGCTGGCCGCGCCGAGCGCCAACCGTTTCACGGAAGTTTCTCCGACCACAGCCGACCACGTGCTCAAAAGCCTGGACGGCCGCATTGCCGCCGTGCTCGATGGCGGCCCCTGCCCGGTCGGCATTGAGTCGGCCGTACTCGATGTCACCACCACACCTCCCACGCTCTGGCGGGCAGGCATTCTGTCCCAGGCAGAGCTGGAAGCGGTTGCCGGACAGCCCTTCCAGCGGCCCCAACCGGGGGCCGTCGTGGCGAGTCCGGGCCAGTTTCCGCGTCACTACGCCCCACGGGCGCACGTTGAGCTTGTCCTGCCAGGTGACGTGCCGAACATCGAACACCGCCTTGCCCGGTGGCTGGCGCAGGGGCAGCGTCCAGCGGCACTGGTCATCTCAGAGGTCACACCACCGGCGGGCGCCCGACTGCTCCGCCTGCCGGCGCAGCCGGAAGCCTATGCCCACCGGCTCTACGCGGCGCTGCACGAACTGGATGCCCAGGGGGTGGAGGTCATCGTCATCGAGCAGGTTCCGGCTGACCCGGCCTGGGATGGGCTGCGTGACCGCCTGCACCGGGCTGCCGGCAAGCCGTAGCCCCCTTTGTGCCTGTGGGCCTCCCGTAACTTCACCACACAGAACGGTTCGGACGGTGGTATCATCCGCCCTGAACACATCCTTTGGCGCCGGCTGCACTGCCTGCATGGACATCTTTCACGATTGGCAATCGCCTGCCCTGCGTACACCGACGGTACTCACCATGGGCGTTTTCGACGGGCTTCACCTGGGCCATCAGACCATCATCCGCCGGGTGGTCGAGCGCGCGGCGGCCCTTGACTGCATTCCGACCGTCGTCACCTTCGATCCTCATCCGCGCGCCGTTCTGCATCCTGACGCTGCGCCGCCGCTGCTTCAGACGCTTGGCCAACGACTCGAAGCCCTTCGCATTCTGGGTATCCGGCAAACCCTTGTCCTGCGCTTCGACCCGGCGCTGGCAGCCCTGACCGCCGCCGAGTTTGCGCAGCGCATTCTGTTTGGGGCGCTGGGCGCACGGGAAATCTATCTTGGCGAAGATTTTGCCTTCGGGCGCGGCCGGCAGGGCAACATCGCCACGCTCCGTTGCCTGGGTGCGGACTACGGCTGCGCTGCGTATGAA
This genomic window contains:
- a CDS encoding L-threonylcarbamoyladenylate synthase, yielding MKATRTPVLTERILCHPESPEPEAIARAAALLRQGELVAFPTETVYGLGALAFDADAVAKVFAAKGRPSNNPLIVHIAGRDWLEWVAVAIPPVAHRLVETFFPGPLTLILHKHERIPPVVTAGGATVGVRWPAHPVAQALIRAVGAPLAAPSANRFTEVSPTTADHVLKSLDGRIAAVLDGGPCPVGIESAVLDVTTTPPTLWRAGILSQAELEAVAGQPFQRPQPGAVVASPGQFPRHYAPRAHVELVLPGDVPNIEHRLARWLAQGQRPAALVISEVTPPAGARLLRLPAQPEAYAHRLYAALHELDAQGVEVIVIEQVPADPAWDGLRDRLHRAAGKP